A genomic stretch from Antarcticibacterium flavum includes:
- a CDS encoding D-2-hydroxyacid dehydrogenase produces MKILANDGISQSGEETLKNAGFEVINTKVAQEQLASFIKEEKIDVLLVRSATTVRKDLIDSCPTLKIIGRAGVGMDNIDLKYAREKGLQVINTPAASSASVAELVFAHLFGGVRYLYDANRNMPLSGDSQFKALKKNYSGGTELRNKTLGIIGMGRIGKEVAKLALGIGMKVIASDSEEGEREITLSFYNDQVVKIPVKTEPVEELIKHSDFISLHVPAQKKPIIGKEEISQMKDGVGIINTSRGGVIDEPALLEALATGKVSFAGLDVFENEPTPALKVLMDQRISLSPHIGAATLEAQDRIGMELADQIIAILKKEKV; encoded by the coding sequence ATGAAAATATTGGCTAATGATGGCATTTCCCAAAGCGGAGAGGAAACTCTTAAGAATGCCGGTTTTGAAGTAATAAACACAAAAGTAGCCCAGGAACAGCTGGCATCATTCATTAAAGAGGAAAAAATTGATGTGCTCCTGGTACGTAGTGCCACCACGGTAAGAAAAGATCTAATTGACTCCTGCCCTACTCTAAAGATCATAGGGCGTGCAGGAGTAGGAATGGACAATATAGACCTAAAATATGCCAGGGAAAAAGGCCTTCAAGTTATAAATACTCCTGCTGCAAGTTCAGCTTCTGTTGCAGAACTTGTTTTTGCACATCTTTTTGGAGGGGTAAGATATCTTTATGATGCAAACCGTAATATGCCTTTGAGTGGGGATTCACAATTCAAGGCCCTTAAAAAAAATTATTCGGGAGGTACAGAGCTTAGGAACAAGACCCTTGGTATAATAGGCATGGGCCGCATTGGGAAAGAAGTGGCAAAGCTGGCCTTAGGAATTGGAATGAAAGTAATTGCAAGTGATAGTGAAGAGGGAGAAAGGGAGATTACCCTCTCCTTTTACAATGATCAAGTTGTGAAAATACCGGTGAAGACAGAGCCTGTAGAGGAGCTCATTAAACATTCAGACTTTATATCCCTTCACGTTCCCGCTCAAAAAAAACCTATTATAGGCAAAGAAGAAATTTCTCAAATGAAAGATGGGGTGGGTATCATCAATACTTCCCGGGGTGGGGTAATTGATGAGCCGGCACTTTTGGAAGCACTGGCTACCGGTAAAGTTTCCTTTGCTGGTTTAGATGTTTTCGAGAATGAACCAACTCCTGCTTTAAAAGTTTTAATGGACCAGAGGATCTCCCTCTCCCCGCATATTGGGGCAGCAACCCTTGAGGCACAGGATCGCATTGGGATGGAACTGGCAGATCAAATTATAGCTATCCTTAAGAAGGAAAAAGTTTAA
- a CDS encoding DUF937 domain-containing protein, translating to MASILDLLNTQKGKELITKASERTGESKEKVTGVIGIALPLLLGAMKRNISSAEGKNSLNRALNEEKHGEEYLENLENIDPQEMTSEGGKILNHILGENQNNIISTVATTMGMKNSNAAEITKMLAPLLLSVLASQKRKEKVEEPGLENLISSVLGSSGKFDDSLIETLLDNKGDINIINDVKGMILGGGKTGKKDGGILGGMLGGK from the coding sequence ATGGCATCTATACTTGACCTGTTAAATACACAAAAGGGGAAAGAACTCATCACCAAAGCAAGCGAAAGAACGGGAGAAAGCAAAGAGAAAGTGACAGGGGTCATTGGGATTGCCTTACCCTTGCTGCTGGGGGCTATGAAGCGCAATATAAGTTCTGCTGAAGGAAAAAATAGTCTTAACAGGGCTCTCAATGAAGAAAAACATGGGGAAGAGTATCTTGAAAATTTGGAAAACATAGATCCGCAGGAAATGACCAGTGAGGGCGGTAAGATCTTAAACCATATCCTTGGAGAGAACCAAAATAATATAATCTCCACCGTTGCCACAACAATGGGAATGAAAAATTCCAATGCGGCAGAAATTACCAAAATGCTGGCTCCTTTACTTCTTAGTGTTTTGGCCAGCCAGAAGAGAAAAGAAAAAGTTGAGGAACCTGGTCTTGAAAATCTAATATCCTCTGTCCTTGGCTCTTCCGGTAAATTTGATGATTCGCTTATTGAAACCCTTCTTGATAATAAAGGTGATATTAATATCATAAATGATGTAAAAGGTATGATCCTTGGAGGTGGCAAAACAGGAAAAAAGGATGGTGGGATCCTTGGCGGAATGCTGGGAGGTAAATAA